One genomic window of Mus musculus strain C57BL/6J chromosome 4, GRCm38.p6 C57BL/6J includes the following:
- the Fam229a gene encoding protein FAM229A, with the protein MQSSPSTLGPGRAADTCQAPPGPERPPVARARAVASSLGPASASGRVPRGLDMSAQETPQGRRFPIEAGDSPGLASAPESQDSPEPVATDQNPVRPLRRCPGCHCLTLLHVPIDVYLAMGGSPRARAT; encoded by the exons ATGCAGTCCTCCCCTTCGACGCTGGGGCCCGGGCGCGCAGCAGACACCTGCCAGGCTCCGCCTGGACCGGAGCGTCCTCCCGTGGCCAGGGCTCGGGCAGTTGCTTCCAGCCTGGGACCGGCCTCGGCCTCTGGCAG AGTGCCCCGGGGCCTGGACATGAGTGCCCAGGAGACCCCACAGGGTCGAAGATTCCCCATTGAGGCCGGAGACTCCCCTGGCCTTGCCTCCGCCCCCGAGTCCCAGGATAGCCCGGAGCCTGTAGCTACGGATCAAAACCCTGTCAG GCCGCTCCGACGCTGCCCGGGCTGCCACTGTCTGACGCTGCTGCACGTGCCCATCGACGTCTACCTGGCCATGGGCGGGAGCCCCCGGGCCCGTGCTACCTGA